In Lates calcarifer isolate ASB-BC8 linkage group LG21, TLL_Latcal_v3, whole genome shotgun sequence, a single window of DNA contains:
- the folr gene encoding folate receptor, whose translation MWVVFSLLLALSSGTLSLDKLNMCMDGKHHKTEPGPEGDLYSQCAPWSDNACCTANTSTAAHNDNSYLYNFNWNHCGVMSEQCKKHFIQDTCFYECSPHLGPWIQEADESWRRERILDVPLCMEDCHSWWEDCKNDLTCKTNWHKGWDWTSGTNKCPEGSKCRKWTDIFPTPKSMCEQIWSNSYIYTTHSNTSGRCMQLWFTGPNPNKKVAEYYLNNAQQHQSFALTTLLFLAVASFSIMIY comes from the exons ATGTGGgttgtcttttctttgttgctcGCCCTCTCCAGTGGCACTCTATCTCTGGACAAACTCAACATGTGTATGGATGGCAAACACCACAAAACAGAACCTGGCCCTGAGGGAGACCTTTACAGTCAG TGTGCCCCCTGGAGTGACAATGCATGTTGCACGGCTAACACCAGCACAGCAGCGCACAATGATAACTCCTACCTCTACAACTTCAACTGGAATCACTGCGGTGTGATGAGTGAGCAGTGTAAGAAACATTTTATCCAGGACACGTGCTTCTATGAGTGCTCGCCACACTTGGGACCCTGGATACAGGAA GCGGATGAGAGCTGGCGCAGGGAGCGAATCTTGGATGTGCCTCTGTGTATGGAGGACTGCCACAGCTGGTGGGAGGACTGCAAGAATGACCTCACCTGCAAGACTAATTGGCACAAGGGATGGGACTGGACCTCAG GTACTAACAAATGCCCAGAAGGCAGCAAGTGCAGAAAGTGGACCGACATTTTCCCCACACCAAAGTCCATGTGTGAACAAATTTGGTCCAACTCCTACATTTATACCACCCACTCCAACACCTCAGGCCGCTGCATGCAGCTCTGGTTCACTGGGCCAAACCCAAACAAGAAGGTGGCTGAGTACTACCTTAACAACGCACAGCAACACCAAAGCTTTGCCTTGACAACGCTACTTTTCCTGGCTGTTGCATCCTTCTCCATAATGATTTACTAA